One window of the Leptospira ryugenii genome contains the following:
- a CDS encoding acetylglutamate kinase yields MESKDILAKVFEITRDPRDGLHFLQEFKSLSPESFALLYADTNTIFECSEALFSDIKLLSRLDLYPVVFLEEESFEYIKLFFQSSKFQDNRGIGFAFEVIPDEGDYLGNVKSSIRSKKIPVILWQKKEIGLVDSVYQIINALQINKVIQLHHEGPIYEEDSGKVISLIPTGEALERYKSNFAIEESNRDLHFIQFAEKLIELKNDPRFSVVLTSPYTLLRELFTVKGSGTLVKKENKIYKFTQLSEVDTKKLFQLIETSFRKRISPHFLASHFDLLYLEENYQGCAWLNKTQYGYLLSKFAVNETARGAGVGRDIWDLISVEAIPLFWRSKTTNTINKWYMKVAQGIEKDEQWYYYWLGLDRKLIPNVIEHLKTMPEDFIAP; encoded by the coding sequence ATGGAATCAAAAGATATCCTAGCAAAGGTTTTCGAAATCACAAGAGATCCGAGAGATGGACTCCATTTCTTACAGGAATTTAAGTCACTCTCGCCAGAATCTTTTGCCTTACTCTATGCAGATACAAATACAATATTCGAATGTTCGGAGGCACTTTTTTCTGATATCAAACTATTGTCGCGTTTGGACTTATACCCTGTTGTTTTTTTAGAAGAGGAATCATTTGAATATATCAAATTATTCTTCCAGTCATCCAAATTCCAGGACAATAGAGGGATTGGCTTTGCTTTTGAAGTGATTCCTGATGAAGGTGATTATCTTGGTAATGTAAAATCTTCCATTCGCTCCAAGAAAATTCCCGTCATATTATGGCAAAAGAAAGAGATTGGGCTCGTAGATTCTGTCTATCAGATTATCAATGCACTTCAGATCAATAAGGTTATCCAACTACACCATGAAGGGCCCATCTATGAAGAAGATAGTGGTAAAGTAATATCTCTCATCCCAACTGGCGAGGCATTAGAAAGATACAAATCTAATTTTGCCATTGAAGAATCAAACCGTGATTTGCATTTCATACAATTTGCCGAAAAACTCATCGAACTAAAAAATGACCCTCGATTTTCTGTTGTTTTGACTTCACCTTATACATTATTACGGGAGTTATTTACTGTTAAGGGAAGTGGGACCCTAGTCAAAAAAGAAAACAAAATTTATAAATTCACACAACTCAGCGAGGTAGATACAAAAAAACTATTTCAATTGATTGAAACTAGTTTTAGAAAAAGGATTAGCCCACACTTTTTAGCATCTCACTTTGACCTTCTCTATTTAGAAGAAAACTACCAGGGCTGCGCTTGGTTAAATAAAACCCAGTACGGTTACTTGTTATCCAAATTTGCAGTGAACGAAACTGCGCGGGGTGCAGGTGTCGGACGAGATATTTGGGATTTGATTTCAGTCGAAGCTATCCCCTTGTTTTGGCGATCTAAAACAACGAATACGATCAACAAATGGTACATGAAAGTTGCGCAAGGCATTGAAAAAGATGAGCAATGGTATTACTATTGGTTAGGTTTAGATCGCAAATTGATTCCAAACGTGATCGAACATTTAAAGACTATGCCAGAAGATTTTATTGCCCCATGA
- a CDS encoding THUMP domain-containing class I SAM-dependent RNA methyltransferase: protein MIQEKAQSYDELYEKCKKIAWEQWIATEHSFRIDAQTKDSLGNSQFAVHKLKDAILDRFREKKVPLPNIDKRIADITIVIRSFLDKFSIEISLTGESIGRRGYRVDAGKAPVREPIAQAMLHLGGWKPGELLVDPMCGSGTILIEAALYQKLNGEINRFILEESPTFQLLFPEYEFSQILQTKPKEALFFGYDIDPESIRIAKENAYEAGVEDWILFEVQDVLQLKNSFKKPGFLVTNPPYGERIGKPIDNLREFYFQLGKHLKNYFPAWRLSLLCGEFSLLGKLNMKEESHLPLKHANLKAKIVQYQIRNLTS from the coding sequence TTGATCCAAGAAAAGGCTCAATCTTACGATGAGCTCTATGAAAAATGCAAAAAAATTGCATGGGAACAATGGATTGCCACTGAGCATAGCTTTCGGATCGATGCACAAACAAAAGATTCTCTTGGCAACTCTCAATTCGCCGTACACAAATTAAAGGATGCAATTTTAGATCGTTTCCGTGAAAAAAAAGTCCCTTTGCCGAATATTGACAAAAGGATTGCAGATATAACGATAGTTATTCGCTCTTTTTTAGATAAATTCAGTATCGAAATCTCTCTTACGGGCGAGTCAATTGGCCGAAGAGGATATCGTGTGGATGCTGGTAAAGCTCCAGTCCGCGAACCGATTGCCCAAGCTATGTTGCACCTTGGAGGTTGGAAACCTGGTGAACTTTTAGTAGACCCCATGTGTGGCTCAGGAACGATTTTAATCGAAGCTGCTCTCTACCAAAAATTAAATGGAGAAATCAACCGGTTTATTCTAGAAGAATCTCCAACCTTTCAGCTCTTATTTCCAGAATATGAATTCTCACAGATTCTTCAAACAAAACCTAAGGAAGCCTTGTTCTTTGGATACGATATCGATCCAGAATCGATTCGGATCGCCAAGGAGAATGCTTATGAAGCAGGTGTTGAAGATTGGATTTTATTTGAAGTACAAGATGTACTACAATTAAAAAACTCCTTCAAAAAACCTGGTTTTCTCGTAACGAACCCTCCGTATGGAGAGAGGATTGGAAAACCAATAGATAATCTTCGAGAATTTTATTTTCAGTTAGGAAAGCATTTAAAAAATTATTTTCCTGCTTGGAGATTGAGTTTATTGTGTGGTGAATTTTCACTTTTGGGAAAGCTAAACATGAAAGAGGAGTCACATCTACCCCTAAAACATGCCAATCTTAAAGCAAAAATTGTCCAATACCAAATCCGAAACTTAACGAGCTAA